The following proteins come from a genomic window of Micromonospora echinofusca:
- a CDS encoding acyltransferase domain-containing protein has product MLAVLSPGQGSQKPGFLTPWLDLTGAEARLRWWSALAGVDLLHLGTTADADEIRDTARTQPLLVAAALLAAEHLPMYDVTLTVGHSVGELGAAALAGVLPAEAAITLAGVRGREMAAACALEPTGMAAVLGGDPDEVLASIAAHGLHPANRNGAGQFVAAGAVEGLDKLAAEPPTKARVIRLKVAGAFHTPYMAPAETALAAVAAGITPTDPARILLSNLDGAAVNHGRDMVQRLVRQVTAPVRWDLCMRTLADLGVTGVIELPPAGTLAGLVKRELKGAGAPEVVTLNTPDDLPAARDLIARHGMAPSHEPTMHFRVVVAPAAGTFEPARDLAEGDTLRAGQVVGHVATRQGPVEVTAHDDGVLTEWLTHHDDPVAPGQPLVRIGGHA; this is encoded by the coding sequence GTGCTCGCCGTACTCTCGCCCGGCCAGGGTTCCCAGAAACCCGGCTTCCTGACCCCCTGGCTGGACCTCACCGGCGCCGAGGCGCGCCTGCGCTGGTGGTCCGCGCTGGCCGGGGTCGACCTGCTGCACCTCGGCACCACGGCCGACGCGGACGAGATCAGGGACACCGCGCGGACCCAGCCACTGCTGGTCGCCGCCGCGCTGCTGGCCGCCGAGCACCTACCGATGTACGACGTCACGCTCACCGTCGGCCACAGCGTCGGCGAGCTGGGCGCGGCGGCGCTCGCCGGGGTGCTCCCGGCGGAGGCGGCGATCACCCTGGCTGGCGTACGCGGCCGGGAGATGGCCGCCGCCTGCGCGCTGGAGCCCACCGGGATGGCCGCCGTGCTGGGCGGAGACCCGGACGAGGTGCTCGCCTCGATCGCCGCGCACGGGCTGCACCCGGCCAACCGCAACGGCGCCGGCCAGTTCGTCGCCGCCGGCGCCGTCGAGGGGCTGGACAAGCTCGCCGCCGAGCCGCCGACGAAGGCCCGGGTCATCCGCCTGAAGGTGGCCGGCGCCTTCCACACCCCGTACATGGCCCCCGCCGAGACGGCGCTGGCCGCCGTGGCGGCCGGGATCACCCCGACCGACCCGGCCCGGATCCTGCTGTCGAACCTCGACGGCGCCGCGGTCAACCACGGGCGCGACATGGTGCAGCGCCTGGTCCGCCAGGTCACCGCGCCGGTGCGCTGGGACCTCTGCATGCGCACCCTGGCCGACCTCGGGGTGACCGGCGTGATCGAGCTGCCCCCGGCCGGCACCCTCGCGGGCCTGGTCAAACGGGAGCTGAAGGGGGCCGGCGCCCCCGAGGTGGTCACCCTCAACACCCCGGACGACCTGCCCGCCGCCCGGGACCTGATCGCCCGGCACGGAATGGCACCCAGCCACGAGCCGACCATGCACTTCCGTGTGGTGGTGGCACCGGCGGCCGGCACCTTCGAGCCGGCCCGGGACCTGGCCGAGGGCGACACGCTGCGCGCCGGCCAGGTCGTCGGCCACGTGGCCACCCGCCAGGGCCCGGTCGAGGTGACCGCGCACGACGACGGTGTGCTCACCGAGTGGCTCACCCACCACGACGACCCGGTCGCCCCGGGCCAACCGCTCGTCCGCATCGGAGGACACGCATGA
- the fabF gene encoding beta-ketoacyl-ACP synthase II has translation MAHTDVVVTGLGATTPLGGDVASTWDAMLAGRSGVGPLTQEWAEQLPVRIAAQLAVEPTGLIDRVKLRRLDRSEAIAIIAAQQAWADAGLADSGLDPERLGVSVGSGIGGALTLLAQDDILEASGPRRVSPHTIPMLMPNGPAAWVGLELGAKAGVHSVASACATGAEAIALGMDMIRAGRADVVVAGGTEAVIHQLPIAGFSSMRAMSTRNDEPERASRPWDKARDGFVLGEGAGILVLERAEHAAARGARVYARLAGAGLTSDGYDIVQPHPEGEGAIRAIAKAIADADVARADIVHVNAHATSTPVGDVAEITALRAALGDHPVLTSTKSMSGHLLGAAGALESIATILAIRDGVVPPTINLDDPDDGLSLDVAANEARHMDIPAALNNSFGFGGHNVALVFTRA, from the coding sequence ATGGCTCACACCGACGTCGTCGTCACCGGGCTCGGCGCGACCACCCCGCTGGGCGGGGACGTCGCGTCGACCTGGGACGCCATGCTCGCCGGCCGCTCCGGGGTGGGTCCGCTCACCCAGGAGTGGGCCGAGCAGCTGCCGGTCCGGATCGCCGCCCAGCTCGCGGTCGAGCCGACCGGCCTGATCGACCGGGTCAAGCTCCGCCGGCTCGACCGTTCCGAGGCGATCGCGATCATCGCGGCGCAGCAGGCGTGGGCGGACGCCGGCCTGGCCGACTCCGGGCTGGACCCGGAGCGGCTGGGCGTCAGCGTCGGCTCCGGCATCGGCGGCGCGCTGACGCTGCTCGCCCAGGACGACATCCTGGAGGCCTCCGGCCCCCGGCGGGTCTCCCCGCACACCATCCCGATGCTGATGCCCAACGGCCCCGCCGCCTGGGTGGGTCTGGAGCTGGGCGCGAAGGCCGGGGTGCACTCCGTGGCCAGCGCCTGCGCGACCGGCGCGGAGGCGATCGCCCTCGGCATGGACATGATCCGCGCCGGCCGGGCCGACGTGGTGGTGGCCGGCGGCACCGAGGCGGTCATCCACCAGTTGCCGATCGCCGGCTTCAGCTCGATGCGGGCGATGTCGACCCGCAACGACGAGCCGGAGCGGGCCTCCCGCCCGTGGGACAAGGCCCGCGACGGCTTCGTGCTCGGCGAGGGCGCGGGCATCCTGGTGCTGGAGCGGGCGGAGCACGCCGCCGCCCGGGGCGCCCGGGTCTACGCGCGGCTGGCCGGCGCCGGGCTCACCTCCGACGGCTACGACATCGTCCAGCCACACCCGGAGGGCGAGGGCGCCATCCGGGCGATCGCGAAGGCGATCGCGGACGCGGACGTCGCCAGGGCGGACATCGTGCACGTCAACGCGCACGCCACGTCGACCCCGGTCGGCGACGTCGCGGAGATCACCGCGCTGCGGGCGGCGCTGGGCGACCACCCGGTGCTGACCTCGACCAAGTCGATGTCCGGCCACCTGCTGGGCGCGGCGGGCGCGCTGGAGTCGATCGCCACCATCCTGGCGATCCGCGACGGTGTCGTACCGCCGACGATCAACCTGGACGACCCCGACGACGGGCTCAGCCTGGACGTGGCCGCCAACGAGGCGCGCCACATGGACATCCCCGCCGCCCTGAACAACTCGTTCGGCTTCGGCGGCCACAACGTGGCTCTCGTCTTCACGCGGGCCTGA
- a CDS encoding acyl carrier protein, whose amino-acid sequence MTRDEITAGLAEILEEVAGVNPDDVAEGKSFTDDLDVDSLSMVEVVVAAEEKFGVKIPDNEVQNLKTVGDAVSYIEAQS is encoded by the coding sequence ATGACCCGTGACGAGATCACCGCCGGCCTCGCCGAGATCCTCGAAGAGGTTGCCGGGGTGAACCCGGACGACGTGGCCGAGGGGAAGTCCTTCACCGACGACCTGGACGTCGACTCGCTCTCCATGGTGGAGGTCGTGGTGGCGGCCGAGGAGAAGTTCGGCGTCAAGATCCCGGACAACGAGGTGCAGAACCTGAAGACCGTCGGGGACGCCGTCAGCTACATCGAGGCGCAGTCCTGA
- a CDS encoding response regulator, which translates to MIRVLLADDQAAVRAGLALILAGAAGVEVVGEAEDGAEAVRLCRELRPDVAVLDVRMPRLDGISATREIAADRLADVLVLTTFDVDEYVFGALRAGAAGFVLKDTDAEGLVAAVRTVARGEGFIAPAVTRRLITAFAATAPTSSAATRGAVDALTPRERDVLACLGLGLSNQQVADRLALAESTTKTHVSRILAKLDLRSRVQAAILAQELGLPAPPPA; encoded by the coding sequence GTGATCCGGGTGCTGCTGGCCGACGACCAGGCGGCGGTACGGGCCGGGTTGGCGCTGATCCTGGCGGGGGCGGCCGGCGTCGAGGTGGTGGGCGAGGCCGAGGACGGCGCCGAGGCGGTCCGGCTGTGCCGCGAGCTGCGCCCGGACGTCGCCGTGCTGGACGTGCGGATGCCCCGGCTGGACGGCATCTCCGCCACCCGGGAGATCGCGGCCGACCGGCTCGCCGACGTGCTCGTGCTCACCACCTTCGACGTCGACGAGTACGTCTTCGGTGCGCTGCGGGCCGGGGCGGCGGGTTTCGTGCTCAAGGACACCGACGCCGAGGGGCTGGTGGCGGCGGTACGGACGGTCGCGCGGGGCGAGGGGTTCATCGCCCCGGCGGTCACCCGCCGTCTGATCACCGCGTTCGCGGCGACCGCCCCGACCAGCTCCGCCGCGACGCGCGGGGCCGTGGACGCGCTGACCCCCCGGGAGCGCGACGTGCTGGCCTGCCTGGGGCTCGGGTTGTCCAACCAGCAGGTCGCCGACCGGTTGGCGCTGGCCGAGAGCACCACCAAGACCCACGTCAGCCGGATCCTCGCCAAGCTGGACCTGCGCAGTCGGGTGCAGGCCGCCATCCTGGCCCAGGAACTGGGGCTGCCCGCCCCGCCCCCGGCCTGA
- a CDS encoding sensor histidine kinase produces MYGLGTQPQLSWRPDVPETLFLLPLAVVCVAVGLRRVASRASLALGTVAVLADLALGGSLATVLVYTQVLYDACVFGSARTWRRLLQVTVGLSVLGTAVGVLLKGDWRGVGFGAPVVLAGVLPVLTGISVRQYRDQAAAERARAEQTARLVELDRRQAVGAERARMARELHDVIANHLSAVAIHATAVLSAPGLDRSQVESALRVIRESSVQGLGEMRQMIGLLREPAEGGTAVDATEEATRARLSELDVLVERVRAAGLAVRATRRGEPRALPVGVDLAAYRIVQESLTNALKHGAGEADLLVAYEPAGLVVDVGNPVGAGRGTLTGAGAGLIGMRERAVLLNGRFAAGPADGRWRVRVELPTEVVP; encoded by the coding sequence ATGTACGGCCTGGGCACGCAGCCGCAGCTGTCCTGGCGCCCCGACGTGCCGGAGACGCTGTTCCTGCTGCCGCTGGCCGTGGTCTGCGTGGCGGTGGGCCTGCGCCGGGTCGCCAGCCGGGCCAGCCTGGCGCTCGGCACGGTGGCGGTGCTGGCCGACCTCGCGCTGGGCGGATCGCTGGCGACCGTCCTGGTCTACACCCAGGTGCTCTACGACGCGTGCGTGTTCGGCTCGGCCCGCACGTGGCGTCGCCTGCTCCAGGTGACGGTCGGGCTGAGCGTCCTCGGCACGGCGGTGGGGGTGCTGCTGAAGGGCGACTGGCGGGGCGTGGGCTTCGGGGCGCCCGTGGTCCTGGCCGGGGTGCTGCCGGTGCTCACCGGGATCAGCGTGCGGCAGTACCGGGACCAGGCGGCCGCCGAGCGGGCGCGGGCGGAGCAGACGGCCCGCCTGGTCGAGCTGGACCGCCGCCAGGCGGTCGGCGCGGAGCGGGCCCGGATGGCCCGGGAGCTGCACGACGTGATCGCCAACCACCTGAGCGCGGTGGCCATCCACGCCACGGCCGTGCTCTCCGCGCCCGGGCTCGACCGATCGCAGGTCGAGTCGGCGCTGCGGGTGATCCGGGAGAGCAGCGTGCAGGGGCTGGGCGAGATGCGGCAGATGATCGGCCTGCTGCGGGAACCGGCGGAGGGCGGCACGGCTGTCGACGCCACGGAGGAGGCGACCCGGGCGCGACTCAGCGAGCTGGACGTGCTGGTCGAGCGGGTCCGCGCGGCCGGGCTGGCCGTACGCGCGACCCGGCGCGGCGAGCCGCGCGCGCTGCCGGTCGGGGTGGACCTCGCCGCGTACCGGATCGTGCAGGAGTCGCTGACCAACGCGCTCAAGCACGGCGCCGGCGAGGCCGACCTGCTCGTCGCGTACGAGCCGGCGGGTCTGGTGGTGGACGTGGGCAACCCGGTCGGCGCCGGCCGTGGCACGCTGACCGGCGCGGGCGCCGGCCTGATCGGGATGCGGGAGCGGGCCGTGCTGCTGAACGGGCGGTTCGCCGCCGGCCCGGCGGACGGCCGCTGGCGGGTACGGGTGGAGCTGCCGACGGAGGTGGTGCCGTGA
- a CDS encoding beta-ketoacyl-ACP synthase III yields MTGSRIVALGHYQPSRVVTNDDIAQLVETNDEWIRDRVGIATRRIADGETVADMASAAAGKALANSGLTAADIDLVVVATCSSADRSPNVACRVAAKLGITAPGAFDLNTACSGFAYALGTVDHAIRAGASRNALVIGAEKLSDMVDWTDRSTCIIFADGAGAAVVSAVADGEPAGIGPVVWGSVPERGDAVRIEGWRPYIQQEGQSVFRWATTELAPLARQACERAGVDPSELAAFVPHQANARIIDGIVKRLGIPNAIVAKDIVESGNTSAASVPLALSKLVERREVPSGAPVLLFGFGGGLTYAGQVVRCP; encoded by the coding sequence ATGACCGGCAGCCGGATCGTCGCGCTCGGGCACTACCAGCCCTCCCGGGTGGTCACCAACGACGACATCGCCCAACTCGTCGAGACCAACGACGAGTGGATCCGCGACCGGGTCGGCATCGCCACCCGGCGGATCGCCGACGGCGAGACGGTCGCCGACATGGCCAGCGCCGCCGCCGGCAAGGCGCTCGCCAACTCCGGGCTCACCGCCGCCGACATCGACCTGGTCGTGGTGGCGACGTGCAGCTCCGCCGACCGCAGCCCCAACGTGGCCTGCCGGGTCGCCGCCAAGCTCGGCATCACCGCGCCCGGTGCGTTCGACCTCAACACGGCCTGCTCCGGCTTCGCGTACGCGCTGGGCACCGTCGACCACGCCATCCGGGCCGGCGCCTCGCGCAACGCCCTGGTCATCGGCGCGGAGAAGCTGTCCGACATGGTCGACTGGACCGACCGCTCCACCTGCATCATCTTCGCCGACGGCGCCGGCGCGGCTGTCGTGTCGGCGGTCGCCGACGGCGAGCCCGCCGGCATCGGCCCGGTGGTCTGGGGCTCGGTGCCGGAGAGGGGCGACGCGGTACGCATCGAGGGCTGGCGCCCGTACATCCAGCAGGAGGGCCAGTCGGTCTTCCGCTGGGCCACCACGGAGCTGGCGCCGCTGGCCCGGCAGGCGTGCGAGCGCGCCGGGGTGGACCCGTCGGAGCTGGCCGCCTTCGTACCGCACCAGGCCAACGCCCGGATCATCGACGGCATCGTCAAGCGGCTCGGCATCCCGAACGCGATCGTCGCCAAGGACATCGTCGAGTCCGGCAACACGTCGGCGGCGAGCGTGCCGCTGGCCCTGTCCAAGCTGGTGGAGCGGCGGGAGGTGCCGTCCGGCGCCCCGGTGCTGCTCTTCGGCTTCGGCGGCGGGCTGACCTACGCAGGTCAGGTCGTCCGCTGCCCCTGA
- a CDS encoding PucR family transcriptional regulator gives MTSPPPVVTAAGPPGATAGRPPAAGGPPGAQVQVGACHAGAVSEPGGTELSATLRRIERAAGALASASVARMDETLPWFRDLPPDHRSWVMLVAQAGARSLVQWLRDGGGTADSTQEVSDEVFATAPQALARSISLQQTVALVKVMIDVVEEQVSHLAAKGEEQQLREAVLRFSREIAFAAARVYARAAESRGSWDARLQALLVDALLRGDSPDVLASRAAALGWADAPPVAVAVGRSPGGEVSAVLHTVHRLARRIGTEVIGGVHGDRLVIVLGGVADPVAATGKLLGTFGDGPVVVGPAVPSLDEATESARAALAGFRAAPAWPTAPRPVPADDLLPERALAGDAEARRRLRHDVYSALVRAGGELLETLDAFFAAGGTLESAARSLFVHPNTVRYRLRRISDVTGFSPLAARDAFALQVALTVGRLDPVVPVVPTQTMTPSASKTPHTGDDRRRSL, from the coding sequence CTGACCTCACCGCCGCCCGTCGTCACGGCGGCCGGGCCGCCCGGGGCCACGGCGGGCCGGCCACCCGCAGCGGGCGGGCCGCCCGGCGCCCAGGTGCAGGTCGGGGCGTGTCACGCTGGGGCGGTGAGCGAGCCGGGCGGGACGGAACTGTCGGCCACGCTGCGCCGGATCGAACGGGCGGCGGGGGCGCTGGCCAGCGCCAGCGTGGCCCGGATGGACGAGACGCTGCCCTGGTTCCGTGACCTGCCGCCCGACCACCGCTCCTGGGTGATGCTGGTGGCCCAGGCCGGCGCCCGGTCGCTGGTGCAGTGGCTGCGCGACGGCGGCGGCACGGCGGACAGCACCCAGGAGGTCTCGGACGAGGTCTTCGCCACCGCGCCGCAGGCGCTGGCCCGCTCGATCAGCCTCCAGCAGACCGTCGCGCTGGTGAAGGTGATGATCGACGTGGTCGAGGAGCAGGTCTCGCACCTGGCGGCGAAGGGCGAGGAGCAGCAGCTGCGCGAGGCGGTGCTGCGGTTCTCCCGGGAGATCGCGTTCGCCGCCGCCCGCGTGTACGCCCGCGCCGCCGAGTCGCGCGGATCGTGGGACGCACGGTTGCAGGCGTTGCTGGTGGACGCCCTGCTGCGCGGCGACTCGCCGGACGTGCTGGCGAGCCGCGCGGCGGCACTCGGCTGGGCGGACGCCCCGCCCGTGGCGGTGGCGGTCGGCCGCTCCCCCGGCGGGGAGGTCTCCGCCGTGCTGCACACCGTCCACCGGCTGGCCCGGCGCATCGGCACGGAGGTGATCGGCGGGGTGCACGGCGACCGGCTGGTCATCGTGCTCGGCGGTGTCGCCGACCCGGTGGCGGCCACCGGCAAGCTGCTCGGCACGTTCGGGGACGGGCCGGTGGTGGTCGGTCCGGCCGTGCCGAGCCTGGACGAGGCGACCGAGTCGGCGCGCGCCGCGCTGGCCGGCTTCCGGGCCGCCCCGGCCTGGCCGACCGCGCCCCGACCGGTGCCGGCGGACGACCTGTTGCCGGAGCGGGCGCTGGCCGGGGACGCGGAGGCGCGCCGCCGGCTGCGTCACGACGTCTACTCGGCCCTGGTCCGCGCCGGCGGGGAGCTGCTGGAGACCCTCGACGCCTTCTTCGCGGCCGGCGGCACGCTGGAGAGCGCCGCGCGGTCCCTCTTCGTGCATCCGAACACGGTGCGCTACCGGCTGCGGCGGATCTCCGACGTCACCGGCTTCTCGCCGCTCGCGGCGCGCGACGCGTTCGCGCTCCAGGTCGCCCTCACCGTCGGCCGGCTCGACCCGGTGGTCCCGGTGGTACCAACCCAGACAATGACCCCGAGTGCCAGCAAAACACCACACACAGGTGATGATCGCCGCCGATCTTTGTAG